One stretch of Flavobacterium sp. 9 DNA includes these proteins:
- the miaA gene encoding tRNA (adenosine(37)-N6)-dimethylallyltransferase MiaA has product MKYLITIVGPTAIGKTALSIALAQYFKCEIISCDSRQFFKEMTIGTAVPNQEELQAAKHHFIQNKSIFENYTVGDYEKEALIKLEELFQNNDFAILIGGSGLYVDAILKGFDEFPEINPAIRSQVNSNYENLGIEYLQEQLQLLDPDYYQKITKENPQTLQNPQRMMRFVEVCIGTQKPYSSFLNQKKNNRNFTPILIGLEAERSTIYNRINQRVDTMINEGLLQEAEALYPNKALNALQTVGYRELFSYFDGDFTLPFAIEEIKKNTRRFSKRQLTWFKRNENTKWFDYATDRKEIIGYVENSLK; this is encoded by the coding sequence ATGAAATACTTAATAACCATCGTCGGACCAACAGCTATAGGAAAAACAGCCTTAAGTATTGCTTTGGCACAATATTTCAAATGCGAAATAATATCTTGCGACAGTCGTCAGTTCTTTAAAGAAATGACAATTGGCACAGCAGTTCCCAATCAGGAAGAATTACAAGCGGCAAAACATCATTTTATTCAAAATAAATCAATTTTTGAGAATTATACCGTTGGCGATTACGAAAAAGAAGCACTTATTAAACTGGAAGAATTATTCCAAAATAATGATTTTGCCATTCTAATTGGTGGTTCAGGATTATATGTTGACGCAATCTTAAAAGGTTTCGATGAATTCCCCGAAATTAACCCAGCCATACGTTCTCAGGTAAATTCTAATTACGAAAACCTCGGAATTGAATATTTACAAGAACAATTACAGCTTTTAGATCCTGATTATTATCAAAAAATAACAAAAGAAAACCCACAAACACTTCAAAATCCACAACGAATGATGCGTTTTGTAGAAGTTTGTATCGGAACTCAAAAACCGTATTCATCATTTCTAAATCAGAAGAAAAACAACAGGAACTTCACTCCTATTTTAATTGGTTTAGAAGCCGAAAGATCTACTATTTACAACAGAATCAACCAACGAGTTGATACCATGATAAACGAAGGTTTATTGCAGGAAGCAGAAGCTTTATATCCTAATAAAGCGTTAAATGCGTTACAAACCGTCGGTTATAGAGAATTATTTAGTTATTTTGACGGAGATTTCACGCTGCCATTTGCCATCGAAGAAATCAAAAAAAACACCAGACGTTTCTCAAAAAGACAACTTACCTGGTTTAAAAGAAATGAAAACACAAAATGGTTTGATTACGCCACAGATAGAAAAGAAATTATAGGTTATGTAGAAAATTCTTTAAAGTAA
- a CDS encoding ion transporter: protein MKKIKSKYDIFRQKTQIIIYGSNTFLGRLFDLILLGLILLSVLLVMLDTVEGINQKYHSQLLVCEWIITIFFTIEFILRIISIQKPLKYIFSFYGIIDLMAILPMYLSIFFPATNVLTIVRILRFFRLFKILHIPQISQQSKQLREAMEASKEKILVFIYFVIISAVIIGSLMYVVEGKESGFTSIPVGIYWAIVTLTTVGYGDISPASPLGQFLASLVMIMGYGIIAVPTGIVTAEFAKSSLRNNAVSTKKTCQKCNSQLHFDSAKYCHECGTELPNN, encoded by the coding sequence ATGAAAAAAATTAAATCAAAATACGATATTTTCAGACAAAAAACCCAAATTATTATTTACGGTAGTAATACATTTTTAGGGCGTTTATTTGATTTGATACTTTTGGGACTTATTTTACTAAGTGTCCTTTTAGTAATGTTGGACACAGTTGAAGGTATCAATCAAAAATATCACTCACAACTTCTTGTTTGTGAATGGATCATTACTATTTTCTTTACCATAGAATTTATTTTACGTATTATTTCGATACAAAAACCCCTAAAATATATTTTTAGCTTTTACGGGATCATCGATTTAATGGCAATATTACCCATGTATTTATCCATATTTTTTCCTGCTACAAATGTTTTAACCATTGTTAGAATCCTGCGTTTCTTTCGATTGTTTAAAATCTTACACATACCACAGATTTCACAGCAATCCAAACAACTTAGGGAAGCTATGGAAGCCAGCAAAGAAAAAATTCTGGTATTTATCTACTTTGTAATTATTAGTGCAGTAATTATTGGCTCATTAATGTATGTTGTCGAAGGCAAAGAAAGTGGTTTTACCAGCATTCCTGTCGGGATATATTGGGCAATTGTAACCCTAACTACCGTTGGTTACGGCGACATTTCGCCAGCGTCTCCATTAGGTCAGTTTTTAGCCTCACTTGTTATGATTATGGGTTACGGAATAATTGCCGTACCAACAGGAATCGTAACAGCCGAATTTGCAAAAAGCAGCTTACGAAATAATGCCGTTAGCACAAAAAAAACATGTCAAAAGTGCAATTCACAATTACATTTTGATAGCGCAAAATATTGTCATGAATGCGGAACCGAGTTACCAAATAATTAA
- a CDS encoding exonuclease domain-containing protein — protein sequence MYAILDIETTGGQFNEEGITEIAIYKFDGHEVVDQFISLVNPEIPIQPFVVKLTGINNAMLRSAPKFFEVAKRIIEITSDCIIVAHNASFDYRILRTEFRRLGYDFEARTLCTVELAKKLIPDQPSYSLGKLVRALGIPMADRHRASGDAMATTKLFKMLLEKDLEKTIVKDFIKLEVEKGIAPKLLDLLAQMPAKTGVYYIYNEGGNLIYIGKSQNIKKRINQHFTGITTKSKKIQAEVFTITYDETGSELIALLKESEEIKINRPRHNRSQRKTLFLYALYAEKDANGYINLKLEKADGRKKEITSFATLQEGKNALFRFTSKYHLCQKLTGLYQTKKECFQYKIKECDGACIGEVSPEEYNVRVQQFISENSFENKSMILLDRGRNVNERSAVLIENGIYKGYAYYDLNYQITNIEILKNILIPMQHNRDVKNIIQNYIRKSKSLKILHF from the coding sequence ATGTACGCAATACTAGACATAGAAACCACTGGAGGCCAGTTTAATGAAGAAGGAATTACTGAAATCGCCATTTATAAATTTGATGGTCATGAAGTAGTTGACCAATTCATTAGCCTTGTTAATCCCGAAATTCCGATTCAGCCTTTTGTGGTGAAATTAACCGGAATCAATAATGCTATGTTGCGCTCAGCTCCAAAGTTTTTTGAAGTTGCCAAAAGAATCATCGAAATAACTTCAGATTGTATTATCGTGGCGCATAATGCCTCATTTGATTACAGAATCTTGCGTACCGAATTCAGACGTTTAGGTTATGATTTCGAAGCCAGAACACTTTGTACTGTTGAACTTGCCAAAAAATTAATTCCGGATCAGCCTTCTTATAGTTTAGGGAAGCTCGTTCGTGCACTTGGAATTCCAATGGCCGACAGACATCGTGCCAGCGGAGACGCGATGGCAACCACAAAGTTGTTTAAAATGCTTCTCGAAAAAGACTTGGAAAAAACAATCGTAAAAGATTTTATAAAACTTGAAGTTGAAAAAGGAATTGCTCCAAAATTACTGGATCTTTTAGCGCAAATGCCTGCAAAAACTGGCGTTTACTATATTTATAACGAAGGTGGAAACCTTATATATATTGGCAAAAGCCAAAATATTAAAAAGAGAATCAATCAGCATTTTACCGGAATCACCACTAAAAGTAAAAAAATTCAAGCCGAAGTTTTCACCATAACTTATGATGAAACCGGAAGCGAATTAATCGCGCTTTTAAAAGAAAGTGAAGAAATAAAAATAAATCGTCCAAGACATAATCGCTCTCAAAGAAAAACACTTTTTCTTTACGCATTATATGCTGAGAAAGATGCAAACGGTTATATTAACCTTAAGCTTGAAAAAGCAGATGGACGAAAAAAAGAAATCACCTCATTTGCTACTTTACAAGAAGGGAAAAATGCACTTTTCAGATTTACATCAAAATATCATTTGTGCCAAAAGCTTACCGGATTATACCAAACCAAAAAAGAGTGTTTTCAATATAAAATAAAAGAATGCGATGGCGCTTGTATTGGCGAAGTTAGTCCAGAAGAATACAACGTTCGTGTTCAGCAATTTATATCCGAAAATAGCTTTGAAAACAAAAGTATGATTCTACTTGACAGAGGTAGAAACGTTAATGAAAGAAGTGCTGTATTAATCGAAAACGGAATTTATAAAGGTTACGCTTATTACGACCTGAATTATCAAATTACCAATATTGAGATCCTAAAAAACATTTTAATCCCGATGCAACACAATCGAGATGTAAAAAATATTATTCAAAACTACATCCGAAAAAGCAAATCGCTTAAAATTCTTCATTTTTAA
- a CDS encoding four helix bundle protein — protein MEKIFNFEDRLVRFAGECIFFTRQLERLFENEYYKNQLIRSSGSASLNFGEAQGTITDKDFIFKVSLVVKELKESRNSLKILDYIKEGDNDKRSKLLIEVEQLVAISSKMIINKR, from the coding sequence ATGGAGAAAATATTCAATTTTGAAGATCGATTAGTTCGCTTTGCAGGAGAATGTATTTTCTTTACAAGACAATTAGAAAGACTATTTGAAAATGAATATTATAAAAATCAATTAATTAGATCATCCGGGAGTGCTTCATTAAATTTTGGAGAAGCACAAGGTACAATAACCGATAAAGATTTTATTTTTAAAGTTTCATTAGTTGTAAAAGAGCTAAAAGAATCCAGAAACTCATTAAAAATTTTAGATTATATAAAAGAAGGTGATAACGATAAAAGAAGTAAACTTCTGATTGAAGTAGAACAACTTGTTGCAATTTCATCAAAAATGATAATAAATAAAAGATAA
- a CDS encoding YggS family pyridoxal phosphate-dependent enzyme translates to MSAIKQNLLQIKDNLPEHVTLVAVSKTKPVPDLMEAYEAGQRIFGENKIQEMADKHEQMPKDIQWHMIGHVQSNKVKFMAPFVSLIHGVDSLKLLQEINKQALKNNRIIDCLLQIYIAEEESKFGLDENELNELLSSTEFKEMKNIRILGLMGMATFTENQNQIKKEFTHLKSIFDSIKESKTENCDLKTISMGMSGDYKLAIECGSTMVRIGSSIFGGR, encoded by the coding sequence ATGAGTGCAATAAAGCAAAATTTGCTTCAAATAAAAGACAATTTACCTGAACACGTAACTCTGGTTGCGGTTTCTAAAACTAAACCCGTTCCGGATTTGATGGAAGCATACGAAGCTGGTCAACGTATTTTTGGAGAAAATAAAATCCAGGAAATGGCTGATAAGCACGAACAAATGCCAAAAGATATTCAATGGCACATGATTGGTCACGTGCAATCGAATAAAGTCAAATTTATGGCACCATTTGTGAGCTTGATTCATGGAGTTGACAGCTTAAAATTATTACAGGAAATCAACAAACAAGCTTTAAAAAACAATAGAATTATCGATTGTTTGCTTCAAATATATATTGCCGAAGAAGAATCTAAATTTGGTTTGGATGAAAACGAACTAAACGAATTATTATCTTCAACAGAATTCAAAGAGATGAAAAATATTCGTATCTTAGGATTAATGGGAATGGCAACCTTTACAGAAAATCAAAACCAAATTAAAAAAGAATTTACACATTTAAAGTCTATTTTTGATTCGATTAAAGAATCGAAAACTGAAAACTGCGATCTAAAAACAATTTCTATGGGAATGTCTGGAGATTACAAACTAGCCATAGAATGTGGAAGCACAATGGTTCGCATTGGAAGCAGCATTTTTGGAGGAAGGTAA
- a CDS encoding 3-hydroxyacyl-CoA dehydrogenase family protein: protein MKTIAVIGAGTMGNGIAHTFAQSGFTVKLIDLSEKSLDKGMATIAANLDRMLSKGTITQEEVAKTITNIITYTDIKDGVVGADLVVEAATENVELKLNIFKQLNEACSHNTILATNTSSISITQIGSVVAHPERVIGMHFMNPVPIMKLVEIIRGYNTSDEVTKIIMDLSEKLGKTPVEVNDYPGFVANRILMPMLNEAIETLYNKVAGVYEIDTVMKLGMGHPMGPLQLADFIGLDVCLAILNVMYEGFKNPKYAPCPLLVNMVRAGKLGVKSGEGFYDYSESKKAEKISKQFV from the coding sequence ATGAAAACTATCGCTGTAATTGGTGCAGGAACAATGGGTAACGGAATTGCTCATACATTTGCACAAAGTGGTTTTACCGTAAAACTTATCGATCTTTCTGAGAAATCATTAGACAAAGGAATGGCGACTATTGCTGCCAATTTAGATCGAATGCTTTCGAAAGGAACAATTACTCAGGAAGAAGTTGCAAAAACGATAACCAATATTATTACCTATACAGATATTAAAGATGGTGTTGTTGGTGCAGATTTAGTAGTTGAAGCTGCTACTGAAAATGTAGAGTTAAAACTGAATATTTTCAAACAATTAAACGAAGCTTGCTCTCACAATACAATTCTGGCGACTAATACTTCTTCGATTTCAATTACACAAATCGGATCTGTTGTCGCACATCCTGAGCGTGTTATAGGTATGCACTTTATGAATCCGGTGCCAATTATGAAATTAGTCGAAATCATTCGTGGATACAACACCAGCGATGAAGTGACTAAAATTATCATGGATTTATCAGAAAAATTAGGAAAAACTCCTGTTGAAGTAAATGATTATCCTGGTTTTGTGGCAAACAGAATTTTAATGCCAATGCTAAACGAAGCAATCGAAACGTTATATAATAAAGTAGCCGGTGTTTACGAAATTGATACTGTAATGAAATTAGGAATGGGACATCCAATGGGACCGCTTCAATTAGCTGATTTTATTGGTCTTGACGTTTGTCTTGCTATTTTGAATGTTATGTACGAAGGTTTCAAAAATCCTAAATATGCTCCTTGCCCATTATTAGTAAATATGGTTAGAGCCGGAAAATTAGGCGTTAAATCTGGTGAAGGTTTTTATGACTATAGTGAAAGTAAAAAAGCAGAGAAAATCTCTAAGCAGTTTGTTTAA
- a CDS encoding Gfo/Idh/MocA family protein, whose product MLKVGVLGAGHLGKIHLRLLQQSDKYELVGFYDENQENAERISKEFGYKNFSTIAKLIHAVDVIDIVTPTLSHYKCAKVAIKSGKHIFIEKPIANTVDEAEEIIALAKEYNVKGQVGHVERFNPAFIATKNMIENPMFIETHRLAEFNPRGTDVPVVLDLMIHDIDAILSVVHSKVKDIHASGVSVISDTPDIANARIEFENGCVANLTASRISMKNMRKTRFFQRDAYISVDFLEKRCEVVRMKDAPEVPGDFDMILQNAEGVKKQIYFTNPDVEQNNAILDELESFANAIKTNTTPVVTLEQATDALRVAYQIIDCFEK is encoded by the coding sequence ATGTTAAAAGTAGGAGTTTTAGGTGCAGGTCATCTAGGTAAAATACATTTACGCTTATTACAACAATCTGACAAATACGAATTAGTTGGATTTTACGACGAAAATCAAGAAAATGCCGAAAGAATTTCAAAAGAATTCGGTTATAAAAACTTCAGTACTATTGCAAAATTAATCCACGCTGTGGATGTAATCGATATTGTTACACCAACACTTTCTCATTACAAATGTGCAAAAGTGGCGATCAAATCAGGTAAACATATCTTTATAGAAAAACCAATTGCCAATACTGTAGACGAAGCTGAAGAAATTATTGCTTTGGCAAAAGAATACAATGTAAAAGGCCAGGTTGGTCATGTTGAGCGCTTTAACCCAGCGTTTATTGCTACAAAAAACATGATCGAAAATCCAATGTTTATAGAAACGCATCGTTTGGCTGAGTTTAATCCGCGTGGTACAGATGTTCCTGTAGTTCTCGATTTAATGATTCATGATATTGATGCTATTTTGAGTGTTGTTCATTCAAAAGTAAAAGACATTCACGCAAGTGGAGTTTCTGTAATCAGCGATACTCCGGATATTGCCAATGCAAGAATTGAATTCGAAAATGGATGTGTTGCCAATTTAACAGCAAGCAGAATTTCGATGAAAAACATGCGTAAAACACGTTTCTTTCAAAGAGATGCCTACATTTCAGTTGATTTCTTAGAGAAAAGATGTGAAGTTGTTCGTATGAAAGATGCTCCTGAAGTTCCCGGAGATTTTGATATGATTCTGCAAAATGCCGAAGGTGTAAAAAAACAAATCTATTTTACCAATCCTGACGTTGAACAAAACAATGCAATTCTGGACGAATTAGAATCTTTTGCAAATGCAATAAAAACTAATACTACGCCAGTTGTAACTCTTGAACAAGCAACAGATGCTTTAAGAGTAGCATATCAGATTATTGATTGTTTCGAAAAATAA
- a CDS encoding protein-L-isoaspartate(D-aspartate) O-methyltransferase has product MKDTAKHQGLRNQLVSTLEQKGITDKAVLDAIKKIPRHLFLNSSFEDYAYQDKAFPIGAGQTISQPYTVAFQSQLLEVKKEHKILEIGTGSGYQTAVLCMLGAKVYSVERQNELFKTTSNLFPKLNIRPKHLSFGDGYKGLPSYAPFDSIIVTAGAPFIPQPLMAQLKIGGRLVIPLGEDVQIMTLLIRKNETQFEKHEFGEFRFVPLLEDKN; this is encoded by the coding sequence TTGAAAGACACTGCCAAACATCAAGGACTTCGTAATCAATTAGTAAGCACTTTAGAGCAAAAAGGAATTACTGATAAAGCGGTTTTGGATGCGATAAAAAAAATCCCAAGACACCTTTTTTTAAATTCTAGTTTTGAAGATTACGCTTATCAGGATAAGGCTTTTCCTATAGGAGCGGGGCAAACTATTTCGCAACCTTATACAGTTGCTTTTCAATCTCAATTATTAGAAGTTAAAAAAGAACACAAAATTCTTGAAATAGGAACTGGTTCCGGTTACCAAACTGCAGTTTTATGCATGTTGGGCGCTAAGGTATATAGCGTGGAAAGACAGAATGAGTTGTTTAAAACGACTTCAAATTTATTTCCAAAGTTAAATATTCGTCCTAAGCATTTATCATTTGGTGATGGATATAAAGGATTACCAAGTTATGCACCGTTTGATAGTATTATTGTAACGGCAGGCGCTCCGTTTATTCCTCAGCCATTAATGGCACAGTTAAAAATAGGAGGGAGATTAGTTATTCCGCTAGGCGAAGATGTTCAGATTATGACTTTACTAATTCGAAAAAATGAAACACAATTCGAAAAACATGAGTTTGGAGAATTTAGATTTGTTCCTTTATTAGAAGATAAAAATTAA
- a CDS encoding helix-turn-helix domain-containing protein translates to MKTLLKNAREQKGLKTREVAQILSIDQALISKFESGIRKPTKDQISKLSQLLEIDFETLMIAWLKEKILYEIGDDEFALKALLLAEQEIQNSKKIINSTVLSTIQLILDEIETLKKQIQSFQHFDLRRISKILELEFIFESNRLNGNSLTFEDTKSVINEGLTIPGKSMNEHLEAVNLQESIAYIKDLIQKKTSLTEKEFLIVHNLILRGIKPENSGKYRNDTLVIREMNLFFNWYETNKNGLHPILLASEAHLKILTLNPFENGNAQIANLLMNWILLQNGYVFATIKEDKSEYLSVLKECENKNDKTFFIKYILRIEKENLLHAIKLTSK, encoded by the coding sequence ATGAAAACGCTTCTTAAAAACGCTAGAGAACAAAAAGGGCTAAAGACTCGAGAAGTGGCACAGATTCTAAGTATTGATCAGGCTCTAATTAGCAAATTTGAGAGTGGAATAAGAAAACCAACTAAAGATCAAATATCTAAACTTTCTCAACTTTTAGAAATTGATTTTGAAACCTTAATGATTGCGTGGCTTAAAGAAAAAATCCTCTATGAAATTGGAGATGATGAATTTGCTCTTAAGGCTTTATTACTTGCAGAACAAGAAATTCAGAACAGTAAAAAAATAATAAATTCTACCGTTTTATCGACGATTCAGTTGATTTTGGACGAAATAGAAACTCTAAAAAAACAAATTCAATCATTTCAGCATTTTGATTTACGGAGAATTTCGAAAATATTAGAATTAGAATTTATTTTTGAAAGCAATCGTTTAAACGGAAACTCACTGACATTTGAAGATACAAAATCAGTAATTAACGAAGGCTTGACGATTCCCGGAAAAAGCATGAACGAACATCTTGAAGCAGTAAATCTTCAGGAGTCAATTGCCTATATAAAAGACTTAATTCAAAAGAAAACCTCTCTTACAGAAAAGGAATTCCTTATTGTACACAACCTAATCCTTAGAGGAATAAAACCTGAAAACTCAGGAAAATACAGAAATGATACATTAGTAATTCGAGAAATGAACTTGTTCTTTAATTGGTACGAAACCAATAAAAATGGCTTACATCCAATACTTTTAGCTTCTGAGGCACATTTAAAAATCCTTACTCTAAATCCTTTTGAAAATGGAAATGCACAAATTGCTAATTTATTGATGAACTGGATATTATTGCAAAACGGTTACGTGTTTGCAACTATAAAAGAAGATAAAAGCGAATATTTATCTGTTTTAAAAGAATGTGAGAACAAAAATGACAAGACCTTTTTTATTAAATATATTCTTCGAATAGAAAAAGAAAATTTATTACACGCAATAAAACTTACTTCAAAATAA
- the smpB gene encoding SsrA-binding protein SmpB has product MLKTVNILNKRARFDYEIIDTYTAGIVLSGTEIKSIRLGKANITESFCEFSNLELFAINTYIEEYSFGNQFNHKSRSERKLLLNKKELKTLHKNVQAKGLTIVPLKLFTNEKGLAKLQIGLCKGKKNYDKRESLKEQDTKRDLDRIKKAYN; this is encoded by the coding sequence ATGTTAAAAACAGTCAATATACTTAATAAAAGAGCTCGATTTGATTATGAGATAATCGACACTTATACTGCCGGAATTGTTTTATCCGGAACTGAAATTAAATCAATACGATTAGGCAAAGCTAATATTACCGAAAGTTTCTGCGAATTTAGTAATCTCGAACTTTTTGCTATTAATACTTACATAGAAGAATATTCTTTTGGAAATCAATTTAATCATAAATCCAGAAGCGAGAGAAAATTACTTTTGAATAAAAAAGAATTAAAAACCCTTCATAAAAATGTGCAGGCAAAAGGACTTACAATAGTTCCTTTAAAATTGTTTACCAATGAAAAAGGATTGGCAAAATTGCAAATTGGTCTTTGTAAAGGAAAGAAAAATTACGACAAACGTGAATCTCTTAAAGAACAAGACACAAAACGTGATTTAGATCGAATAAAAAAAGCTTATAACTAA
- a CDS encoding VF530 family DNA-binding protein: MQNQSKDPLHGITLQKILESLVDYYGFDTLGELIPVKCFLSNPSIKSSLTFLRKTDWARKKVEDLYVKSLPKFTK; the protein is encoded by the coding sequence ATGCAGAATCAATCTAAAGATCCTTTACACGGAATTACACTTCAAAAAATTTTAGAATCATTAGTTGATTATTATGGCTTTGATACATTAGGAGAATTAATTCCCGTAAAATGCTTTTTATCAAATCCTAGTATCAAATCGAGTTTAACTTTCTTAAGAAAAACGGATTGGGCTCGTAAAAAAGTAGAAGATTTATATGTAAAATCACTACCTAAGTTTACGAAGTAA
- a CDS encoding DUF3575 domain-containing protein: protein MKKLLILLVLFFTIQSQSQTFIKFNAATALIGVPNVGIETSIGEKTTFSFDVMASFWKSFNGHNPMEFYTLTPEIRYHFKEKYNGFYAGINAGPDFYQIQKWNYWDTNKYEHGFGYRLGVTIGYNIKLSDKFLIDIFAGGGWHQGFYHGYYNDGTPGRYEKSPNWNKSGEWLPYRGGVMISYKL from the coding sequence ATGAAAAAATTATTAATTCTTCTTGTTCTTTTCTTTACAATACAATCACAAAGTCAAACTTTTATTAAATTTAATGCTGCTACAGCTTTAATAGGTGTGCCAAATGTTGGTATAGAAACCAGTATTGGAGAGAAAACTACTTTTAGTTTTGATGTAATGGCTTCTTTTTGGAAATCCTTTAACGGACATAATCCAATGGAATTTTATACGCTAACTCCTGAAATTCGTTATCATTTCAAAGAAAAGTATAATGGATTTTATGCCGGTATTAATGCTGGTCCTGACTTTTATCAAATTCAAAAATGGAATTACTGGGACACAAACAAATACGAACACGGTTTTGGTTATCGATTAGGTGTAACCATCGGATACAATATCAAATTAAGCGATAAATTTTTAATAGATATTTTTGCAGGTGGTGGTTGGCATCAAGGTTTTTATCATGGATATTACAATGATGGAACTCCTGGAAGATACGAAAAATCTCCAAACTGGAACAAAAGTGGCGAATGGCTTCCGTATCGTGGCGGCGTTATGATTTCTTACAAATTGTAA
- a CDS encoding GNAT family N-acetyltransferase, with protein MLEFNFNPFPVIETERIILRRVTNDDAHDIFILRSNPETMKFIPRPLLKSAEDALVLIAEIEGKINTNVGINWAITLKDSPKLLGIIGYYRMQPENYRAEIGYILLPEFHGKGIITEAVNRLIKFGFEDLKLHSIEAVIDPENFASEKVLQKCGFVKEAHFKESDFYEGRFYDKVIYSLLEK; from the coding sequence ATGCTAGAATTCAATTTTAATCCGTTTCCGGTTATAGAAACGGAACGTATAATATTAAGAAGGGTTACAAATGATGATGCACATGATATTTTCATATTGCGTTCAAATCCTGAAACAATGAAATTCATCCCAAGGCCTTTGTTGAAAAGTGCCGAAGATGCTCTTGTTCTTATTGCCGAGATTGAAGGTAAAATAAATACAAATGTTGGTATCAATTGGGCAATTACACTAAAAGACAGTCCTAAACTACTTGGTATAATTGGCTATTACAGAATGCAGCCTGAAAATTATCGTGCCGAAATTGGATATATTTTGTTACCTGAATTTCACGGAAAAGGAATAATTACGGAAGCTGTAAACCGATTAATTAAATTTGGTTTTGAAGATTTAAAATTACATTCGATAGAAGCTGTTATTGATCCTGAGAATTTTGCCTCTGAAAAAGTACTGCAAAAATGCGGCTTTGTAAAAGAAGCTCATTTTAAAGAATCTGATTTTTATGAAGGTCGTTTTTATGATAAGGTAATTTACTCATTATTAGAAAAGTAA
- a CDS encoding aldose 1-epimerase family protein, with translation MNTTISNSQISASIKHAGAELFSLKNNQNKEYIWEGNPDFWGKHSPVLFPIVGTLKNNTYTINGTEYQLPRHGFARDMDFQLIEKTENSAVFSLKYNEETLKKYPFSFELQLIYTLQESTLDIEYKVINEGESKMPFSIGAHPAIALPESFENYTLDFEKNEVLEYYILENDLISNKTKVLESNESLVPLNYKLFENDALIFKTLKSNSLTILENSKPYIKVAFEDFPSLGIWTKENAPFICIEPWLGYSDTAENSGDLFEKEGVLVLNAKQTFQAKFSLQIL, from the coding sequence TTGAATACAACTATTTCAAATTCACAGATAAGTGCTTCTATTAAACACGCGGGAGCAGAATTATTTTCATTAAAAAATAATCAGAATAAAGAATATATCTGGGAAGGTAATCCTGATTTCTGGGGGAAACACTCGCCTGTTCTTTTTCCAATTGTTGGGACTTTAAAAAACAATACTTATACTATTAACGGAACTGAATATCAATTACCAAGACACGGTTTTGCTCGTGACATGGATTTTCAATTGATCGAAAAAACCGAAAATAGTGCCGTTTTTTCATTAAAATATAATGAAGAAACATTGAAAAAATATCCTTTCTCATTTGAATTACAACTTATCTATACGCTTCAGGAATCTACATTAGACATTGAATATAAAGTAATTAATGAAGGTGAATCTAAAATGCCTTTTTCGATTGGAGCGCATCCTGCAATAGCATTACCTGAATCTTTTGAAAATTATACTCTTGATTTTGAAAAAAATGAAGTTCTGGAATATTATATTTTAGAAAATGATTTAATCTCAAACAAAACAAAAGTTTTAGAAAGCAACGAGAGTTTAGTTCCTTTAAATTATAAATTATTTGAGAACGATGCTTTAATTTTCAAAACATTAAAGTCAAATTCGCTTACAATTCTTGAAAACTCAAAGCCTTATATTAAGGTTGCTTTTGAAGATTTTCCTAGTTTAGGGATTTGGACCAAAGAAAATGCTCCATTTATATGTATTGAACCTTGGCTTGGATATTCAGATACTGCCGAAAACTCTGGTGATTTATTTGAAAAAGAAGGAGTTTTAGTTTTGAATGCCAAGCAAACTTTCCAAGCAAAATTTAGTTTACAAATATTATAA